A region from the Phaenicophaeus curvirostris isolate KB17595 chromosome 3, BPBGC_Pcur_1.0, whole genome shotgun sequence genome encodes:
- the RPRD1A gene encoding regulation of nuclear pre-mRNA domain-containing protein 1A isoform X2, which translates to MSAFSEAALERKLSELSNSQQSVQTLSLWLIHHRKHSALIVSVWERELRKAKPNRKLTFLYLANDVIQNSKRKGPEFTKDFAPVIVEAFKHVSSESDESCKKHLGRVLSIWEERSVYENDVLEQLRQALYGDRKGRKRTYEQIKVDENNCSPRGSPTDPPQTTDLIRALQELENAASGDAAVHQRIASLPIEVQDVSLLDRITDKESGEQLSKMVDDACMLLADYNGRLAAEIDDRKQLTRMLSDFLRCQKEFLAEKEHKLELLLQVVDMDLSS; encoded by the exons ATGTCGGCGTTCTCGGAGGCGGCGCTGGAGAGGAAGCTGTCGGAGCTGAGCAACTCGCAGCAGAGCGTCCAGACCCTGAGCCTGTGGCTCATCCACCACCGCAAGCACTCGGCGCTCATCGTCAGCGTGTGGGAGCGGGAGCTGCGGAAAG caaaaccaaacaggaaGCTGACATTCCTGTATTTGGCCAATGATGTCATACagaacagcaaaaggaaaggaCCAGAATTTACAAAAGACTTCGCTCCAGTAATAGTGGAGGCTTTTAAGCATGTTTCAAG TGAGTCTGATGAGAGTTGTAAGAAACACCTTGGCCGAGTGCTTTCTATCTGGGAAGAAAGGTCTGTTTATGAAAATGATGTATTAGAACAACTTAGGCAAGCGTTGT ATGGAGACAGAAAGGGGAGGAAGCGCACATATGAACAGATAAAAGTTGATGAAAATAACTGCTCACCTCGAGGTTCTCCCACTGACCCTCCACAG ACTACAGATCTCATTAGAGCATTACAAGAGCTAGAAAATGCTGCCTCTGGGGATGCAGCAGTTCATCAGAGAATAGCTTCTTTGCCTATAGAGGTCCAAGATGTGTCCCTGTTAGACAGAATAACAG ACAAGGAATCTGGAGAGCAACTTTCCAAAATGGTAGATGACGCGTGTATGTTGCTGGCGGATTACAATGGCAGGTTGGCAGCTGAAATAGACGATAGAAAACAGCTAACTCGAATGTTGTCGGACTTTCTCCGATGTCAAAAAGAATTccttgcagagaaagaacataaGCTGGAA CTTCTGTTGCAGGTGGTGGACATGGACCTATCTTCATGA
- the RPRD1A gene encoding regulation of nuclear pre-mRNA domain-containing protein 1A isoform X3, with product MSAFSEAALERKLSELSNSQQSVQTLSLWLIHHRKHSALIVSVWERELRKAKPNRKLTFLYLANDVIQNSKRKGPEFTKDFAPVIVEAFKHVSSESDESCKKHLGRVLSIWEERSVYENDVLEQLRQALYGDRKGRKRTYEQIKVDENNCSPRGSPTDPPQTTDLIRALQELENAASGDAAVHQRIASLPIEVQDVSLLDRITDKESGEQLSKMVDDACMLLADYNGRLAAEIDDRKQLTRMLSDFLRCQKEFLAEKEHKLEVVDMDLSS from the exons ATGTCGGCGTTCTCGGAGGCGGCGCTGGAGAGGAAGCTGTCGGAGCTGAGCAACTCGCAGCAGAGCGTCCAGACCCTGAGCCTGTGGCTCATCCACCACCGCAAGCACTCGGCGCTCATCGTCAGCGTGTGGGAGCGGGAGCTGCGGAAAG caaaaccaaacaggaaGCTGACATTCCTGTATTTGGCCAATGATGTCATACagaacagcaaaaggaaaggaCCAGAATTTACAAAAGACTTCGCTCCAGTAATAGTGGAGGCTTTTAAGCATGTTTCAAG TGAGTCTGATGAGAGTTGTAAGAAACACCTTGGCCGAGTGCTTTCTATCTGGGAAGAAAGGTCTGTTTATGAAAATGATGTATTAGAACAACTTAGGCAAGCGTTGT ATGGAGACAGAAAGGGGAGGAAGCGCACATATGAACAGATAAAAGTTGATGAAAATAACTGCTCACCTCGAGGTTCTCCCACTGACCCTCCACAG ACTACAGATCTCATTAGAGCATTACAAGAGCTAGAAAATGCTGCCTCTGGGGATGCAGCAGTTCATCAGAGAATAGCTTCTTTGCCTATAGAGGTCCAAGATGTGTCCCTGTTAGACAGAATAACAG ACAAGGAATCTGGAGAGCAACTTTCCAAAATGGTAGATGACGCGTGTATGTTGCTGGCGGATTACAATGGCAGGTTGGCAGCTGAAATAGACGATAGAAAACAGCTAACTCGAATGTTGTCGGACTTTCTCCGATGTCAAAAAGAATTccttgcagagaaagaacataaGCTGGAA GTGGTGGACATGGACCTATCTTCATGA